The Argiope bruennichi chromosome 9, qqArgBrue1.1, whole genome shotgun sequence nucleotide sequence AATCTTGAGATCCCATTAAAATAACATTgacaaagaaatattaagaacAGATTTACACTACAGACCATTCAGGCGATATTCTAAAGGTTTCTTGTTTGCTTCAAAAGAGAATCCTGTCATTTTCTTCCCAAGtggaacaaatgaaaaaatgcaattcatgAAGTGAAAACCAAAAATACTAGCAGCAGgatattttacagcatttaatACATCCCGCCACCTTGAGTAAAACTGGGGAACATCAAGAATTGTgcattgtttctaaaaaaataaaaaacaattatctccatcaatattcaataattactataactacaatcaaacaatattttaattattgcatttataaaatcttattcttAATGAGACTATGCAGAACAGTGGGTTACTAAGATTTCTgacaaaaatatacttaaaaaaagaataaaaagcaaaCGAGTAttcacaaatgtaaaaaaaatagaactctaatagttgcttttatttcaattttcattaaaaaaataactattgatataaatgaaaaacacaattgaaaaatttagataatataacAATATGAATAACATAAATCCaccaaaaaaacaacaaaaagaaagaCTGACCACCCACacaaaacattagaaaaaagtgtatttcaataatgataaaataaagtcaacatttgaaaaatatgtaataaaattaatatgcaatattgatttgaagaatttatgtaaaaagacaacaatgtttgttctttttaaaatgttacttctaAGAATAcaagattcaaattttatgaagacaggggtgtttgtgggaccccaaaaatcccctgaaacttttacggacttactaccgacattttggggttcgagaaggggggggggagaaatgaaaaattacgattatgaagtattgaatgacctaattataaaagttcaattaattactttttttgcaaaattaataaccattaattttgcaaaattaagacctttgaacccaggtcacgtgatcgcacatctggtcgaacgaactCTCGCCCTTTTTTTTctaccgcgcctacttgccgaaaagaatccagaagagaatgtccgagaaccgggggaatgagtcataactcgcaataaggaaagaacaaaaaagaagttttttcccccttttcacgcattatcactgcctttggagaaagaaaggaaaagttttcaccacacacactgaccttgcgttttctgctttcaaagcaaacaaaattacccagatcaaaataaataattcattattattcctacttccttttgaacgacgatccccggaatttccgggtatcaaagttcaaaatccccggaattccggggtttccccggagcacaaacacccctgtgaagatcattaaaaaaaaaatcattggtaaCTTATAGAATTAGCACGACAATTTCTTTACTctgaattaaaaacagaaaaaaaatttttaaagcttttgaataatatattcagGTATGTGAATGgcccaaaagaaaaagaaaaaaaaatccagaaatgattcataaaataatgcttaaaagaaaaacatgtaaaaagtatgaattaagtggttaatgcatagaaaaaattaacaaacctATAGCCCAATtgacttttatattcatttcaaaatatttataaaaatcagagAGTAATACCACATCATTTTTCCCAATATCACTTTAAGAAGAATATTGTCcggaagaaatttaaatgtttatagaaCAAATACGAAAGGAAAGCCTACAAGTAAGTAAAACCAGCTAAAAATATATCTCACTagcatattttagtaaatatttgtttaatgctCAATGGAGTTTTGCAGCATATCTTGCACACATTACAGGCCTTTTTTTAGAGGTCACTAACATGACTCAACTGTCATTATAGTTTGCACATCAGCCACATAGGTAAAACAAGCATCATCATTTTGTGTCAAGATTCACATCTGGAAGAAAGTTTTCAGATCTGGAATCTCAAAGCTTTCCAGatgaataattatttgcaatttggCAGCTTAGCcagatattttctttgatattttttgcccaaatatatttttgggggGTTAAAAGTTTCTACTCTGTAGTTCTTTGCTATTTAATTCAAGTAAtagataaaatatctatttttaatactaatttaaaaagctatttaatGCCAGTTatcttaaacaatatttaaataattatctaaatttttaaaaacctttggaggaatgaaatttttaaaaatcaattaataatctcaATGAAACAAATAACAGACAACTTGTAAAATATATACTCACTTTGGTGCATGCAAACACCAAAAACAAGAGAGATACGGGTATCAAAACAATTCGAAGAGCTGTAATTATGAAGTAGAGTGCTTTTCGACTTTTGGACAATCCAGTTTTGAGAACTACAACTTCTTCctcctcttcttcttcttcctccTCCTCCTCATCATCAGAGTATTTAGCTTTGTCTGCAATTTTGGCATTGCGGGTTCCCATAGTTGGTTTCGAGTCGACAGCATCACGAGATGACTGTAAAAACAGgtgaataatgttttaaagatttcCATGATAACCTATACTACATATCCCATAATGCTAATATCTACGATAAAtatggattgaaaaaaattactattgacAAGATCAAAATCTATATTGTTTCATCCATACTTATATAAAGATCAATGTGTGtttgttggtgctctacaggccagaccgttcgacttacagctaccaaatttggcacatgcatacctcgGAGATCGAGAATGTGCACttggggttccttttttttttttaatttttagttatcaattaataattaaaattctaattaactttcccgccaaaaaaaatctttttatttccccaccaccaaatgagtaaggcttcagttttttttcccccacgctaaagaggagaggcttaagaaattttcagcagattatttcaaaggattctgtttattttcttaaggtttgatgcatttaaagttaaacattgttaattaatcgatctttcagattcattctgaagtacttttaaattaaaataaaatagaataaaggaaattaaaaatttctaatctgcatagcgttaccccaactggcgtagaaattgtgttccgattgttgacaacggatacggacttggttttgaaggcttaatatgttttcgacagattatttcaaacgattctgtttatttttttagtacttgatgcatttaaaactaaacattgttaattaatcgatctgttcatgatgaatctgagaaaattttgttgaaaacttcttgagatattatataaattaagaaaaatattctttagtgcccataaggtttaaatactcagcgaccctattttcagtactcatatttaaaaaaaatgcttcgcttcagtaaaaaaaaaaaaaacatatttattgcagtttaatcatttccactttaatttaaagcataaattctatgggagctaatagaaaattagagagatacatattacattatggctgaaagcctttataatagtacgagtgaattatatgactattaaaatttaaagttttaaaatattttaatgaagaatcaattaaaatggaagttctgtaaaatatttaattatcaaaattttaacgtgcattaagattggtgaaccggctggtcgccaaaagcggctagttttacaaaaagtaaaatatgttcaCAAATAAATCATCAATGTATTATACTgttcttgaattaaaatgatCTTGTACAGCTGTAAAATAATAGTacaattaatcaaaatgtaaagaatttaaaattcctttcattcTTAAATACTTAACTCAGTActgaataactgaattttttactgtttttaacaagctgtatttaatttaaataaatacaaactatATACtactgaaaagttaaaattacaggaCATATAATTCTGCttgtaagataattttataataacaagcATATTTAAACAGAATCTTCTTTCAAATACTGATATTCCCTGTAGCAAAAATCACTTAATTTCACAGTGTGCACAGTGTTCTGTCTTCTTTCTGAATTCTACATGTAGAAATTTGATCTTAAAGCACACCAAGTAAACTTATTTTGCTATGTCTCTCCATACTTTATATAAGGAACTTCATTGCTTTCAATGTTATCATATATTCAATTGTTttggataaattataaatttaaattttaatgcaaaggttcacattattttttgtagaaatttaccTCCTCCTATATTTACTAAACAGAGGCATAACAAACAAGGAATTATAGTTGCCAGCATTTAAAAGTGGAATTATAGCAACTTTTAGTGGCTACCATAAAGACAACAAATGCATTTAATAGGAAGAATTATGTGTCATTCACTTTTTTAAGCAATGAtggcaggaaaaaaaattgtcacctATCCATGCTATGTCATTATAATTGATATGTGGTATATCAAGTAATGATGTGGTAGCAGCAGAGAAAAGAAGAGTTGAATTTTAACCTTATATTATAATTGCCATTGTGTAGAAACCTGTATATGTCATTCATCCAGTCCAGTGGTCTTAATATATGTCAATCATCAACCAATTCAGTCCAGTGGTCCCAATAAGTATGCCTTAAATACATTTgtataatacaataaaacattGCAATTGGTTAGCTGcacttaaaaaattgtaaaattaactgaaaaatcgTTCTGCCCGTTAAGGACGAAGAGCAATAAAAGCTTTAACGTCTCTTTAAAGTGGAAGGCAGGTACCATTAATGATTCATCCAAGAATTCACGAGCTtccacatgaaataaaaattcatgaaatccGTTCTATGGTTGGAACTAAGAAATACTGTCAAAGATTTCTTTCCTAGAGTATGTACAATGAAATAGTTCActggaaattactttttaaatgaaagactGAGAAGGACAAGATGACCAATATAAACACATCCGAGTTACAAGCTTTCAGATGAATTAAAAACTGGTGAAATCAATGCAGAGTTGGGGCAATCATGTTTCTCTCTAATAGAAAATGTAACCTGAATTAGTATATTTGTGATTTCTTTTGAAACCGGAACATGCTTTAAGATAAGCAACCATTGTTGATGTTCCTAGAAGTAATAGGttctcatataaaataaaagttggcaAAATTAAACTGGTGCTAGGAAACTTGTTCTTTGGTTTGCGTAATTATTCCAAAAGTATAGCtgaattctatttatttgcatacaattttttgttaccattatttcctaataaatttataaaacacataaatagaaaaaaaaattcagcatagcccaaatcataaaaacatttaaattaatttgaaaatcattacattatgaaaaatctAAGCAACAAGACATTAACAAGTGCTTATTTATAAGACATAAGATCAATGTCTTTCTAAACTGAAAAGCAGAACTAAATGCCAAACTCAAATAAAACAATGTATAGCAGCAAATAATTCTCTTAAGATCTGATTATGATATGTCTTATAAAATCTGACACTTTTATAAAACaacattagaatattaaattaacaacCTCTGAAGATCGTAGTGCTGCAAGCCTAGAAGATCTCAAACGCTCTGAGGAAGTGGCTGTACTTTCGTACTTTTCCATAGTGACGCTCATTTCTTTTGAGTAGCTATTCATTGTTATAACTGGTGATCTCAAAATGTCAGAGGTATCTTGCTTGAGCAATCCAAGCTTCTCGCGTGTCAAAATAGGTTTGACAGAACTATCAGTTTCCGCTTTTGACAAACTGTTAGAAGAAGATGAAGATTCAACCTTCTTCTTATCCTCTTTTGTActggatttcttttcatttttagttgCAGATACCTTCTTTTCTCTTCTGGCAGGAGAACGAGATCTAGATCGGGTTGTTCGCCCAGCAGACCTACTTCTGCTCCTAGATTTAGATTTGGATGATTTTGGTGACGACTCCTTATTGGATTGAGGaagtttctaaattaataaaatatagaaagaaatgcTTTAACTTAGATTTCTAgcagtaaaaacaaaattttaaaaatgtagaatattaattattatcaaagaaaaaattatcccAATTTGCTTATGAAACaactaaaatcttaatttctCTTACTTAATACTCCATCAATTTTCACATTTCATGACTTAACGAGGTTTAAATGATTATAGATACagcaataatgaatattaatatacaacACCAATATACTTccaaataagaataaatgaataacCATTACATAAGTAAAGAGTTCCACTCATTGAAACATgcataaatgaattcaaattaccATAAAATGGGAACAAGAAACAATACAGTACacatttcacaaataaattcTACTAAAACACGAGTAATACAAAGTATCAAAATGATGCTTTAAATAAACAGATATAAAGTATCAAAGTGATGCTTGTATCAACATTTAATTAAGAAACAATCATTACAATCCAGTCTGAGAATCTACCTTGTTGACATTATACCTGTGTATTATGTTTTCTAATTgcctatattatatattatttcttaccaTCAtctagaattttagaataaagattttaatgcatttgtttaTCCTTTCTTGCATTGTTTATTAAGTAAAGAAGATTGATGAGATTTTCAATGACAGGCAAAtagttttacataattttattttattcaaaacaaataggtcattcataaaattattaagattgtaagcaaataaaaattaagtgccGAGATtaacacaattttcaaaatataacaatttaaaatacatatattttttaaaaatataaatgattttatcagaaaattaaacttttgttatcagttttaagttttatcaaagtccttaaaaaagtgtttttttaaatgacaattaaaattaataatcaaagttATACACAATTTCAAGAGGTAACAATCTTTATAACTAATATTaacttaaaagtttatatattattgatatgaaaAGAGTCGCTTGTCAGCTGTATTGGACATCAGTAACTTGCACCCAATAAAACAAAACTGATTATCAACACCACCTTAAAAATCCTATTAGATATAGCTATATATATTAtaggtatttaattttattttaatatattcatttaaatttgaagaattcaaTGGTACTTTTAGcagcaaaattaaattcaaattttaaaaaagtaaaacatgcAAATTcactaaaacaaataaatgaaaataaaataaaaactaatattgattgtttaatattattacatatatcaaaatttcatacctAAAAAAATAGCACTTGTATATAAATGCAAGCATTGGCAGACTTAAGGCTTAATCAAATCAATGACAGATCTAATCAATAAACtaacatgatataaaaaattttaactttcttgcCTATAATCACTTTTGCGaaacaaatatacaaatacaaaaaaagaaaagaaaaaaaattaaaattatatattagtcatgcaaaaaaaaaaaaaaaaaaaacataaaatgacaacagcaatttttatattttaccttAACTTCTGTTAATTTCACAGATGCAACTGATCCATCATCATACTGAACTTTGTATGATCTTGTAGTTACAtcaataatttttgcatcataatAGACATTGCTTCCAGCCCAGCGAGCTGAAACTCTGTCACCTTTTTTAAAGGTTTCCTTTCTGGATCTGGTTGACATAATGATAAATTAAGctgaaaaaaatcagatttaaaatcagttccaaaaaataattaccaaCCACCTGAACAACATTTCAAGGAATTCAAAAATACTACAAAGAAAGCAATTTAGctcttgaagaaaattatatcaaatctACTTGTTTTCTCTCAAACTGATagttaatttttcagttttatcaattattaatcaCATGACATTGGTAAACATCAGTATATATAATCATTTACTTTCTAACACTGGATGGAGTTAAAAATATTCCAGTTCTTTTAGCTTGTGTAGTTATCAAATGCAAAATCCCACCTTCTATATTAGCATTAATTtaacaactgatttttttttaaatgtttaaactgAGTTTTTagtgtacaaataaaaataaataatatagctgAATAAGTAGCAAAGTTCAATGAGTCGAGGTTtgcagttttcattattttatatttatgttaattcaTCATATTTTCAATTCACTTGGAGATTACtgttcataacttttttttctcctgttttgtattcagcacttttttttcttgcttatttgTTTGTTAGTAGATTACCAATCAAACAAAATCCAATTTCAATCCAATTTTAGtgattcattttgatttatgTGACTGTCAACCTTATGAATAGAGAATATCCTAttgcaaggaaataaaatttctaacattattatatatttacatcgaaaatataatataaataatatttattttttaatttcttaaaaactcaGCTAATGAGATTTGCTAATACAACTTTCTCTAGTTAATGAGTGATAATCAgatccaaaatattatttacagaataatAGCTTAACAAGATGAGTACATCATCtagttaattatcaaaaaaacCTATCAAAGCATGGTTGTAGgattttttatgccaaatttttaaaaaatgttatttacaatTACTGAGAAGTCACTTATTCATCTGGAGAAAACTAGTAGATTTAATCTTTTAGATATCAactaaataaactgaatattaaaatgtgaagacAAAATACGGCATTAACATGATAAAGCTTATAGGCtcaatattatctataaattctGACATACAAAGCaacaattcaatatttcaaatttccacaCCTAGAATTGCCAAATTTAGCAGATAGTTATTTCGTaggaagaaagttttatttttaaaaaagcattcctttttcatttaacattaattaaaatattaatatccccACAATAACTTAGGAAcatattattaagtttaaaaaaaaaaaaactttcaaattcaaaaaattaactttccaattagatcagttttatttctacaaattttttctctaattttatttaatttataaaaatattttaaataaatttaacaatactttattttgttttagatattgCATTAATACAAACATGTGCTGGAAAGATATTTAATACCTTTTTTATGGgtatatattcatataatctagagtaatgtttttaaaatgctataaaaacagataaatgaaGTCTAAATCCTTATCATTCCATTTACATTACAGGTTGAAtcacctttaaatttttaaatagtaattagctaaataattatcattttaaaaagctCCCTATGTCTAAAATTtacatagattttatatttaccaGAATTAAGAAACCACCTTGTGCAAAATTacatagtactttttttttaaattaccatagCAAAATTATACAACATGATATAAAGGGAAATTAGAGCCCTCTCACCAAAAAGTAGGCAACGAATAGAAATAGTGTGCCCTATATCgaggcgagtcaatttcacaTCAGCCTCTCATATAGAGAGAATAACAAACCAAGTGTGGATTTGATGGAATGCAATTCGTTTTGGATCTGCAGATCCTATGATTTTTGCCAAGTAAAATAAACACATCTAACGAAGGACTTTCGCACATAAAGCTTTTTTGGAATCCATGTTCTAGAATGCAGCAACATATATTTGACCTTGGGtgaaatatggaatttttacattgatattggtcactttaaaagattaaattttaaatcgagaaatataattttaagtaagcACAACTCAGGGTATTTTTAccttatatatttaatactcaCACAATTGAATTCATTTGATGGAATAAAACACATAAATGTCTCAATATCAATTGCTACTAAAATAgaattccaataataataaaaattcagataactttcaagtaaataattttcatggagCAAGATACAATATATAATCAATGGAATACCAATGCAcataaaatagcaatatttttagctgtgatcatttcttaaaattgtatttatagtttcATGCGGATTCTGAAAAACTGTACTTGCAGCCATAATtagaaccattttttaaaaaaatgtttaatcaaacatttaaaatctaatatttagaTTTTGAGCACTGATAATATTACATTAAAGAAGAGATGCctgaattataaaaatcataaaaataataggttgttgttaaaaatgcaaaactaGGTGCAAATTCtctgatattaaatttcaaaaaaagatgaCAATGAAAGTaatgtgattaaatataaaataactttatcaaAAACAACAagtcaagtgaaataaaattttatttaagaagaacaaatgaaaaaaaaagcattaaaaaatgacAAACGTTATGTGGACCATTAAAGGCTTGAAAGAGTAATATCAGAGTTAAAACAAACTAAACagtaaagaaaattgtaataattttaaaagacagtATTTGAAACTAAAGTAGTAAACCTGCATATTAAAAGGTGCTTTACGCaaccaaaaaaaagttaaagataaaatgtgcacataaacttaatttttaacattagtgTATAAGCAATATATGTGATTACACAAATAGTAAAATAGACtatatttctggaaaaatttaattacttcaaattgtaactaaaccaatttttaataattgataaaattagaaaaatagcatggaaataaaatttggtatcacaggaaaattaattccttttattttaagacgatgtaaaaataaattttgagttataatatattttgaagttatagaTAAAAAATGTAGTCTTTTCACCACCATTTCACCTTTTCGAGAGGGTAAGGGgcataatttttcaataacacaAGCCAATCCTTCTAGGTGTTAAGagatgtgtaccaaatttttaaatctgtcaAGGGATATGGAATTATTTAAGGTTTAAACCAACAAGCAGACATTcagttatatatacatatagttaaaatgatagaaatgtaaacaatttctttcaatatttttatcagttaaaGAAACTCTTCTGCACactaatgaaatcaaaacatgaaagacaaaaataatcaaagataAAACATGTGTCAAGagaagataaacaaaaaaaaactatctccTATTAATTTTACatagataaagaaattaatgattttgaaaaacatgggcacaaaaaaaatcgtttttatctGAGAAAAAgagtacaatttaaaaaatgatttgatgcACACTTGATTACAAACACTAGCACTAAAATTCTACCTTAAACAAtactcaatttttattgaatataatgaactaaataaaatttctaacattaGAAAATAAAGTGAATCAATTAACGCAAAACTTCTtccgaaattatatttttgtccttatgaaaaaataattattcccaAATTTAgactatttctttcaatttacagTCACACATAATTTCACTAGATAATAgctaataaaatttactaaaggTCTGTCTCATTCTGAAGACGAAATTAAACGAAAACGAACTTTGAAAAAGCTCagcttattaaatatattccgattctataaataaatacattttctagtTTGTTCATCGGTTtacagtatattaaaaataaatataatacttcaaaatatacTAACTAAATTatagaagatatatttaattttgagagTATATATGTTGGAACCAAATATGAAAGATCTATGTCCGCTTCCTACACACAATTTATTtagacaataaaacaaaaataacctaaattaaatatatgaatacataaaTCGGAACTTAAAATTCttaatagtatataatttttgcatcaaaacttaatattgttttaattatcaaGGACTTAATCGTAACATCTCATAATTTGCTGTTGACAACTAAAATTCCCGCGCTTACTGAAACcataagagattttatttttttctcgcaaaaatttatttcagagatAAGTTCCACCGTTTTACCAAACTTTTATTCAAAGCGAAAGACTTTTGTATCCAACAATATACGATAATGCCACAAAATTACTTCAGTTTTGCATTAATATTGTGAACACAGTTCGAACCGCCAAGAAATCCGCGGACAGTTCAAATGTCGGAATGTTAACTAGAGAccggtaaaatgaaaaaaatgtctttaaatgtgCTCTTATAgtctagaaaatttcaaaaaaataataatataaaatttctatgaacCGATGGCTTCACATCATTAAATACAcgcaacaaattcaaaaatttgcattGCACCATTTTCGTAAACAAATACCACATAGCATTCACATAACAACATTAgtcaaatctatataaaaaaatttatacaagcTTTGACTCATATCCGGGGatgatatatatcaaattgaaaaaatactaatacaatttactaagtgaaaaattatgaaa carries:
- the LOC129983839 gene encoding delta(14)-sterol reductase TM7SF2-like — its product is MSTRSRKETFKKGDRVSARWAGSNVYYDAKIIDVTTRSYKVQYDDGSVASVKLTEVKKLPQSNKESSPKSSKSKSRSRSRSAGRTTRSRSRSPARREKKVSATKNEKKSSTKEDKKKVESSSSSNSLSKAETDSSVKPILTREKLGLLKQDTSDILRSPVITMNSYSKEMSVTMEKYESTATSSERLRSSRLAALRSSESSRDAVDSKPTMGTRNAKIADKAKYSDDEEEEEEEEEEEEVVVLKTGLSKSRKALYFIITALRIVLIPVSLLFLVFACTKKQCTILDVPQFYSRWRDVLNAVKYPAASIFGFHFMNCIFSFVPLGKKMTGFSFEANKKPLEYRLNGVFILVLHVIVFGICSYFGLYMNWGYDKFKGFALSSALYCILWSCVLHIYSLIKADGTAQTKIPILGKFYNGSYTNPMLFGKLDLKTSFIRTGLMGLVILNLSILLKLFLMKGYVTIPLALTSGMQIFFVFDLFAREEKLLSTATYTSDTFGYAFILTTAFLVPIGLALQNVYLFNFEARSSFIPHYCSGAIIVLFFIGYYIYFTSTNLKHNFRRNPFSPSLANVTSIPTSKKKRLIASGLWGKVRHPNYLGLLIMAIAWTLPCGVSHVVPYGPLIMLAIALIIRSYRIEAECKEKYGPAWNNYTDKVRSRLIPYVF